Part of the Methanomassiliicoccales archaeon genome is shown below.
AGGAGGTCAAGGAGGTGCTGCAGATCAGCGGCCCCCGCCGGATCATGGTCCGGCTGCAGGCCAAGGACTCCTCCGACCTGGAGCACGCCCTGTCCAATAAGATATTGCCGGTGGGATTGGAGGACATCGAGCTGCGCATGGTCATGAGCTCGGCCAACCGCCTCCCGGGCAACTAGATGTTGGTCTTGTCGTAGTACCCGGAGAAGGGCCGGCTGGAGCTGGGGGCGATCTTGACGAACTTTGAAAGGTCGTCAGGCACCTCCATCTTGAAGGCCGCCTTAAAATCGTCCAGCAACCCCCGTACATCCGCGTCGTCGTCCTCCGTCAGCACGGACAAGGCCGCCTCGGGCCCCAATTGCTCTGGGGCCACCTCGCCGCGAACGTAGATGCGCCCTCCGTGCATGCCCGCGCACATGGATGCTACCCTTGGCAGACGGGGAGCCAGTAGTATATTAGATTTATTGTTCTGACACACCTATAGCATTGCCTGCTTATTCAGACTGCGCTCCAGATTCTGAGCGCCGTACCCTTGCCGGACCATCGAAAAAGCTTATAATATTTAGTCATTGCTAAAATAACAGTATTTTTTTGGTTATTTATACGAATATCGTATCAATTATGCCTAAAATAGTCATAAATCATCCATAAAATAGGGAGAACCAATCATTTTTTTCAATTAGACCATTCATTTGTCTAAAGGACTCAAATTCAATGGTTTGATTCTTCAGCGTATATGGAATATCGCGCTGGAAAATGATAATAATATGATACACGTTTATAGAACAAATCCCGATAAGGTGAAGCCCAAATGACCTCATCCCGTACCGCCCTAGTTCCCCAATTGCCGGACTTGGACAAGATAAGACAGATGCGCAAGAGATTGAACCTATCCCAAAGAGAGCTAGCCGGGCTGGCGGGCGTGAGCCAATCCCTCATCGCCAAGATAGAGCGCGGGACCATCGACCCTTCTTATAGCAACGTGCGCAAGATACTTTCTGCGTTCGAGGAGGTCATCAGGAGGCGCAAGGTGGAGGGCGTCCGCTCCGGAACGCAGCTGACCGTCGGTGATTTGGCCACGCGCGGGGTCATTTTCGTGACACCGGACCAGAGCGTGGGCGAGGCGGTGGAGAGGATGATGAAGGGCCGCTTCACGCAACTGCCGGTCATCGTGGGGGAGAGGATCGTCGGAGGTCTGACCGATGATGCCGTCCGGGACTATACCATCGAACAGACCAAGACCAGGAAGAAGACGTACGAAGAGGTCATGCGCACCCGCATAGAGGAGATAATGGACCCCCCGTTCCCGATCCTGAACGAGGACACGCCCATAGATCTGGCCTCGTTCCATCTGCAGCGGGAGGAGGCCATTTTGGTATCCCGGAAGGGGGCCATAGTCGGCATCCTGACCAGCGCGGACTTCCTTAACCTGGGATTAAATCAGTGAGCGCCGCGCCCAGCTCATTATTGCTGGCGGGCAAGGAGAAGGTGAAGGGGGATGAGACGGAGAGAGC
Proteins encoded:
- a CDS encoding helix-turn-helix domain-containing protein, giving the protein MTSSRTALVPQLPDLDKIRQMRKRLNLSQRELAGLAGVSQSLIAKIERGTIDPSYSNVRKILSAFEEVIRRRKVEGVRSGTQLTVGDLATRGVIFVTPDQSVGEAVERMMKGRFTQLPVIVGERIVGGLTDDAVRDYTIEQTKTRKKTYEEVMRTRIEEIMDPPFPILNEDTPIDLASFHLQREEAILVSRKGAIVGILTSADFLNLGLNQ